The Flavobacteriales bacterium genome contains a region encoding:
- the rraA gene encoding ribonuclease E activity regulator RraA, translated as MQHATADLCDKHIDKLQVAEPIFLDMGGETMFEGEIYTLKVFEDNTLVRSVLEKDGTGKVLVVDGGGSLRCALVGDNLAALAIENNWRGMVVYGCIRDSRQIAEMEVGVKALNTNPTKSIKRNEGQENIPVRFAGVDFKPGSYLYADEDGIVVSEFPLL; from the coding sequence ATGCAGCACGCAACCGCAGATCTTTGCGACAAACACATCGATAAGCTCCAAGTGGCCGAACCCATTTTCCTCGACATGGGTGGCGAAACCATGTTTGAAGGTGAGATTTATACGCTGAAGGTATTTGAGGACAACACGCTGGTGCGTAGCGTTTTAGAGAAGGATGGAACGGGAAAAGTACTCGTGGTCGATGGTGGCGGGTCATTGCGTTGTGCGCTTGTCGGTGACAACCTCGCAGCGTTGGCCATCGAGAATAACTGGCGCGGCATGGTGGTGTACGGCTGCATCCGCGATTCCAGACAGATAGCCGAAATGGAGGTAGGCGTAAAGGCGCTCAATACCAACCCGACCAAAAGCATCAAACGCAACGAAGGGCAGGAGAATATTCCCGTGCGTTTCGCAGGGGTCGATTTCAAACCTGGCAGTTACCTCTATGCTGATGAGGACGGAATTGTGGTGAGTGAATTTCCATTGCTGTAA
- a CDS encoding fatty acid hydroxylase, translated as MVPAVVMLVLGILEALGGLYIKDRRTRNDFTIELVSLVTLPTLIQPAIFLCVVWGMRAAFPQLEDHFVHVSFWWCILAFLVFDDLTQYLWHRLSHVNRTMWKLHRPHHVVEEMGVMVTYRNAVLYYALMPGIWFSALLVYLGMGYAYLFYLPVKLTIILLAHSETKWDRFLYRYKFLNPLAWIVERVISTPSTHFAHHGLTADDGVSNPNGNYGNLLFIWDVLFGTAKITRKYPTRFGAWNQVKEPWYVQLLFPIIRSKDERSELHSIRTKNDYDPSVDFKEFNR; from the coding sequence ATGGTGCCAGCGGTGGTTATGCTGGTGCTTGGTATTTTGGAAGCGCTCGGTGGCCTGTACATCAAAGACAGGCGCACCAGAAATGATTTCACCATTGAATTGGTGAGTTTGGTAACGTTGCCAACGCTTATTCAACCAGCAATTTTTCTGTGTGTTGTCTGGGGCATGCGGGCTGCGTTTCCTCAACTGGAAGATCATTTCGTACATGTTTCCTTCTGGTGGTGCATCCTCGCATTTCTGGTGTTCGATGACCTCACGCAATACCTCTGGCATCGCCTTTCGCATGTTAACAGAACCATGTGGAAGCTGCATCGTCCGCACCATGTGGTGGAGGAGATGGGCGTGATGGTCACATATCGGAACGCAGTTCTTTACTACGCGCTCATGCCAGGCATTTGGTTTTCGGCATTGCTCGTCTATCTGGGCATGGGCTACGCTTATCTGTTCTACCTGCCGGTAAAGCTCACCATCATTCTGTTGGCGCACAGCGAGACCAAATGGGACCGATTCCTTTACCGCTATAAGTTTCTGAATCCATTGGCGTGGATCGTTGAAAGGGTGATATCCACCCCAAGCACGCATTTCGCGCATCATGGCCTCACGGCCGATGATGGCGTAAGCAACCCGAACGGCAACTACGGCAACCTGCTCTTCATTTGGGATGTCCTGTTCGGAACGGCCAAGATCACGCGGAAATATCCCACACGTTTCGGTGCGTGGAATCAGGTAAAGGAACCGTGGTATGTTCAGCTGCTGTTTCCGATCATTCGGTCGAAAGACGAACGAAGCGAACTGCATTCCATCCGAACAAAAAACGACTACGACCCTTCGGTGGATTTCAAGGAGTTCAATCGCTGA
- a CDS encoding EamA family transporter — MKRAYLQMHFAIFLWGFTGILGRLISLSEFPLVWWRILLTVIALGLFLKWRGELESPPWKEMKKIAFVGGTIALHWVSFFGAIKYSNVSVALSALASTALFTSILEPLMYRRRPQLSEVILGLIIIFGIFLIFRFQKLYAMGISLGLISAMLCAYFTIETKSLLKNHGPRNLLFYELIGGLGTLTILAPVYIHFFPVSDLVPTLSDSGYLLILSTVCTVYAMQLSYQALQHVSPFVMNLSVNLEPVYSIILAAFIFEEHKELNLGFYAGASTIIVAVAANGLLEWRTKRKIRKQTLIAP, encoded by the coding sequence ATGAAACGCGCCTATCTGCAGATGCATTTCGCCATCTTCCTGTGGGGATTCACGGGTATATTAGGCCGACTCATCTCCTTATCGGAATTTCCTCTGGTGTGGTGGCGTATTCTCCTCACAGTAATTGCCTTGGGTTTGTTCCTTAAATGGCGTGGTGAACTGGAATCCCCTCCGTGGAAAGAAATGAAGAAGATCGCCTTTGTAGGCGGAACCATTGCCTTGCACTGGGTATCATTTTTCGGGGCCATCAAGTATTCGAATGTTTCGGTGGCACTAAGTGCGCTGGCCAGCACCGCGCTGTTCACATCCATTCTCGAACCATTGATGTACAGGCGAAGACCACAGCTATCAGAGGTGATTCTCGGATTGATCATCATCTTCGGCATCTTTCTCATTTTCCGTTTTCAGAAACTGTATGCCATGGGAATTTCATTGGGGCTCATCAGCGCCATGCTCTGTGCCTATTTCACCATCGAAACCAAGTCTTTATTGAAGAATCACGGCCCGAGGAACCTCCTGTTCTACGAACTTATCGGTGGCTTGGGAACACTTACCATTTTGGCACCTGTTTATATACACTTTTTCCCTGTTTCCGATCTTGTTCCAACACTATCCGATAGCGGTTATCTGCTTATTCTGAGTACGGTCTGCACGGTCTACGCCATGCAGCTTTCGTATCAGGCGCTACAGCATGTCTCTCCTTTTGTAATGAACCTTTCGGTGAATCTGGAACCTGTTTATTCCATCATTCTGGCGGCTTTTATCTTTGAGGAGCACAAGGAACTGAACCTCGGTTTTTATGCAGGCGCAAGTACCATAATTGTGGCCGTGGCGGCCAATGGATTGCTTGAGTGGCGAACCAAGCGAAAGATTCGGAAGCAAACGCTGATCGCACCTTAA
- a CDS encoding DUF2147 domain-containing protein, producing MRAIGLHKFYPYFILEFVSKFFVSLRLMRRSLIIGGLMLLSVLGVSAQDKDDILGYWLDEKQETVVRIYEDNGLYFGRVEWLKDSLDVFGNPRRDVLNDDPDLRSRTVLGADMLIGFEWDGEGAWRKGQIYYYQTGNDYNGKIYLEEGKLKLKGYYSILFFLGRTKTWERLHNPEAYGLE from the coding sequence ATGCGTGCAATCGGTCTTCACAAATTTTATCCGTACTTCATATTAGAATTTGTTTCCAAGTTTTTCGTTTCATTGCGACTCATGAGAAGATCACTGATCATTGGAGGTTTGATGCTGTTATCGGTTCTGGGTGTTTCAGCACAGGACAAGGACGACATTCTCGGTTACTGGCTTGATGAGAAGCAGGAGACCGTTGTGCGGATATATGAGGATAACGGATTGTATTTCGGTCGCGTGGAATGGCTTAAAGATTCGTTGGACGTGTTTGGAAATCCAAGGCGAGATGTGTTGAACGATGACCCCGACCTGCGCTCCCGCACGGTTCTCGGTGCCGACATGCTTATCGGGTTCGAATGGGATGGAGAAGGTGCTTGGCGAAAAGGCCAGATCTACTACTACCAGACGGGCAACGATTACAACGGCAAGATCTATCTCGAAGAAGGGAAACTGAAACTGAAAGGCTACTACAGCATTCTCTTCTTTTTGGGAAGGACCAAAACCTGGGAACGCTTGCACAACCCCGAAGCCTACGGACTGGAATGA
- a CDS encoding helix-turn-helix domain-containing protein, with protein MERGAKLRQLRRLKDLTQQNIADEIGISQRHVARIESGKAQPRIDILELWCAMLDITIRKLEKLCKEEKKRKGPQ; from the coding sequence ATGGAACGTGGAGCCAAACTGCGTCAGCTAAGACGCCTGAAAGACCTTACCCAGCAAAACATTGCAGACGAAATCGGTATCAGTCAGCGCCATGTTGCCCGTATAGAGAGCGGAAAGGCACAACCGCGTATCGATATACTGGAACTATGGTGCGCCATGCTGGACATCACCATCAGAAAACTGGAAAAACTGTGCAAGGAGGAGAAGAAACGGAAAGGGCCGCAGTAA
- a CDS encoding helix-turn-helix domain-containing protein yields MNMSEAILYIGLAQSIFAAFALATRRYVSLPDKLLIGGLMLFAFKFIILILHTEHSEFFDAQFSLGLIPLTFGPILYLYTSYLVSDRKRFRPWDLLHFVPFVFITVAYFMFFQDVVDFSDEAYLNQDEYLWVRVTFAIVFFTSVIAYTVLTFVKLINFRKTIEAQFSYRDAQVRLFWLNFIALLFSLSGLVVIIAGTYNAIMFKKVVDTSLLSHIGLTSVAYCISYFGLRQPTLYRSEYTVEEKDEPELIKPELNEKEVKPRFSEEEAQVLTERLILHMNEERPYLNPELTLGELSAQINLPKHELTELLNVHIGKNFFSFVNEFRLKAVVRRLANPDYDHLTIIGIANDCGFNSKSTFNSLFKQFTGKTPSEYKKELRENSPA; encoded by the coding sequence ATGAACATGTCTGAGGCCATATTGTACATTGGGTTGGCGCAGTCCATTTTTGCTGCGTTTGCCTTGGCCACGCGCAGGTACGTTTCGCTGCCAGATAAACTGCTGATCGGTGGGCTGATGCTGTTCGCGTTCAAGTTCATCATTCTTATCTTGCACACAGAGCATAGCGAATTCTTCGATGCGCAGTTCTCGCTCGGACTCATCCCGCTCACATTCGGCCCCATTCTGTACCTCTACACTTCGTACCTCGTGTCCGACCGCAAGCGTTTCCGTCCGTGGGATCTGCTGCATTTCGTGCCGTTCGTCTTCATCACCGTGGCGTATTTCATGTTCTTTCAAGATGTGGTCGATTTCTCGGATGAGGCCTACCTCAATCAGGACGAATACCTGTGGGTGCGGGTCACATTCGCCATTGTTTTCTTCACATCCGTGATCGCTTACACGGTTCTCACGTTCGTCAAACTCATCAATTTCCGTAAGACCATCGAAGCGCAGTTCAGCTATCGCGATGCACAGGTGCGATTGTTCTGGCTCAACTTCATTGCGCTGCTGTTCAGCCTCAGCGGACTGGTGGTGATCATTGCGGGAACCTACAACGCCATCATGTTCAAGAAAGTGGTCGATACTTCGCTGCTTTCGCACATCGGCCTCACAAGCGTGGCGTATTGCATCAGCTATTTCGGGTTGCGGCAGCCCACACTTTACCGCTCAGAATATACGGTGGAGGAGAAGGACGAACCCGAACTCATCAAACCCGAACTGAATGAGAAAGAGGTGAAACCGCGTTTTTCTGAGGAGGAAGCGCAGGTGCTCACCGAACGCCTCATCCTTCACATGAATGAGGAACGTCCGTACCTGAATCCAGAACTGACATTGGGCGAACTCTCGGCACAGATCAACCTGCCGAAGCATGAGCTTACCGAACTGCTGAATGTGCATATCGGCAAGAACTTTTTCTCGTTTGTGAATGAATTCCGTTTGAAGGCCGTGGTGCGCAGGCTCGCCAATCCCGATTACGACCACCTCACCATCATCGGCATTGCCAACGACTGCGGTTTCAATTCCAAATCAACGTTTAACAGCCTTTTCAAGCAGTTTACAGGCAAAACGCCCTCGGAGTATAAAAAGGAGTTGCGGGAAAACTCGCCAGCCTAA
- a CDS encoding T9SS type A sorting domain-containing protein has translation MARNQNGVLTLEPIVSSEFGLTPGRMETFDLENDGDMDAALVADEDVGGIAVFINDGQGQFDVIFINDTTDWYSTRICAADFDNDGDNDLLLNHSFNNPIISIHEFDGVNFNRHIVYSDQWYSNIWLPDGTTAMDIDNDGLTDILCMTPGIGNSCSSCGLFWYKNLGGWQFSDPYHIQFGDAELGRPYDLIPVDRDFDGDEDLIISDQGNGPMNAGIYYFENLFWGSYRVQGHVFYDIDTSGNMTNNDIPFPFIDVQIDPTQSAFFTNANGEYNALTGIGAYSVTPELDTSLWLLTTPNSYTVILDSVSPMYSGADFGVIPNGIQPNANLTTIDPTGPCLSMGTLWFSLQNTGNTFLSGVFEVVLDTILTFEYSDPMPDSIVGNKLYYHVDSLSFYDQLSQVVGIQMPDPFWLGEIMETEVNYFDQSGLQLQQLGTTPLACAFDPNDKTEHTGIESEGYISDGQWLEYTVRFQNTGNAPATDVIIRNQLDRNLDWSTLTPVAWSHDVEISVEPDGDAVFKFLGIMLVDSGTSFIESQGFIQYRIKADSNLFPGTLIHNTANIFFDANPPISTNTTLNTVQECYQPTGQFITCQQTILISPFMNPINQQWFRNDTLLTGETGIYLEPILNGVYHVEAIYPVNCKINSEPYLLQGLAIDEVSTIEAVIYPNPSRDKVFFRLDRLPAESSELLITDVSGRLILRKRISSMQFDVSVSELGAGYFLAYINTAKRRYLLGKLVTVR, from the coding sequence ATGGCCCGCAATCAGAATGGTGTTCTAACCTTAGAACCCATCGTTTCAAGCGAATTTGGTCTAACTCCTGGCCGAATGGAAACATTTGATCTTGAAAACGATGGCGATATGGATGCCGCCTTGGTGGCGGATGAAGATGTGGGTGGAATTGCTGTTTTCATCAATGATGGACAGGGTCAATTCGATGTGATCTTCATAAACGACACAACAGATTGGTATAGCACTCGTATCTGTGCGGCAGATTTCGATAATGATGGAGACAACGACCTATTATTGAACCACAGTTTCAATAACCCTATCATATCTATCCATGAGTTCGATGGAGTGAATTTCAATCGTCATATTGTATACTCCGACCAGTGGTATTCAAACATTTGGCTGCCAGATGGCACTACAGCCATGGACATTGATAATGATGGGCTTACTGACATTCTTTGTATGACACCTGGAATAGGAAATAGCTGTAGCTCTTGTGGTCTTTTCTGGTATAAAAATCTTGGGGGCTGGCAGTTTTCCGACCCTTACCACATTCAATTCGGGGATGCTGAATTGGGACGGCCTTACGACCTAATTCCAGTAGACAGAGACTTTGATGGAGACGAAGATCTTATTATCTCCGATCAAGGAAATGGACCAATGAATGCAGGCATCTATTACTTTGAAAACCTTTTTTGGGGAAGTTATCGCGTTCAAGGCCATGTGTTTTATGATATTGATACCAGCGGTAATATGACTAACAACGACATCCCATTTCCTTTTATCGATGTTCAGATAGATCCTACTCAATCGGCATTTTTCACCAATGCAAATGGAGAGTACAATGCTCTCACTGGTATTGGTGCATATTCAGTTACTCCAGAGCTTGACACATCACTTTGGCTATTGACCACACCAAACTCCTACACGGTAATTCTGGATTCAGTTAGTCCAATGTATTCAGGTGCTGATTTTGGAGTCATTCCGAACGGAATTCAACCTAATGCTAATCTTACAACTATTGACCCAACTGGGCCATGTTTATCCATGGGAACATTATGGTTTTCCCTTCAAAACACGGGAAACACATTCTTATCTGGGGTGTTTGAAGTGGTATTGGATACCATTTTAACTTTTGAGTACTCAGACCCTATGCCTGACTCTATTGTTGGCAATAAACTATATTACCATGTGGACAGCCTGTCTTTTTATGACCAACTCAGTCAGGTTGTAGGCATACAGATGCCTGACCCATTCTGGTTAGGTGAGATCATGGAAACTGAGGTCAACTACTTCGACCAATCAGGACTTCAACTTCAACAGCTGGGCACCACACCTTTAGCTTGTGCTTTCGACCCTAACGATAAGACTGAACATACCGGAATTGAATCCGAAGGATATATTTCCGATGGACAATGGTTAGAATATACTGTGAGGTTTCAGAATACAGGAAATGCACCCGCTACTGATGTTATCATTCGCAACCAACTGGACAGGAACTTGGACTGGAGCACCCTTACACCTGTTGCATGGTCGCATGACGTTGAAATAAGCGTTGAACCCGATGGTGATGCGGTCTTCAAATTCCTTGGAATCATGCTGGTCGATAGTGGTACCTCGTTTATAGAAAGCCAAGGATTCATCCAATACAGGATTAAGGCTGACAGCAATCTCTTTCCTGGAACTTTAATTCACAATACTGCAAACATTTTCTTTGATGCAAATCCTCCAATCTCGACAAACACAACTCTGAATACAGTTCAAGAATGCTACCAACCAACAGGTCAATTTATCACGTGTCAGCAAACGATATTAATATCTCCGTTCATGAACCCTATTAACCAACAGTGGTTCCGGAATGATACTTTACTTACTGGAGAAACGGGTATATACCTTGAACCAATATTAAATGGTGTCTACCATGTTGAAGCGATTTACCCGGTAAACTGTAAAATCAATTCCGAACCTTACCTCTTGCAAGGACTTGCGATAGATGAGGTCTCGACAATAGAGGCCGTCATCTATCCAAACCCATCAAGGGATAAGGTGTTTTTCCGGTTAGATCGCTTGCCAGCAGAAAGTAGCGAACTACTGATCACAGATGTTTCAGGACGACTTATCCTTAGAAAACGGATAAGCTCGATGCAGTTTGATGTTAGTGTAAGTGAATTGGGAGCAGGATATTTCTTAGCATACATCAATACGGCCAAGCGTAGATACTTACTTGGGAAACTGGTAACTGTTCGGTAG
- the asnB gene encoding asparagine synthase (glutamine-hydrolyzing) encodes MCGITGFYSMNGPATASPYAEKLDAAIETMALRGPDGSGKYIEASAALGHARLAIIDTSASANQPFTDNSGRYTIVFNGEIYNYREIQGELTDFNPRTTSDTEILLQGYIEWGEKVLKRLNGFFAFAIHDKETDELFLARDRMGIKPLLVYQDENAIVFGSEMKSLMAFGIPREIDVVSQALYHQFNYTPYPETIFKNVVELESGSWMRISGLERDPSASLRVANGVFWSIPKPTAPKTRLTYEQAQQKLRDLMEKSVQRRMIADVPLGSFLSGGIDSSIIATLAARQTDKLNTFSIGYADEPLFDETHYAEAVAKKIGSNHTVFKLTNDDLYADLHHVLNYIDRPFADSSALPVHILCKHTRKHVTVALSGDGADELFSGYNKHAAEFRARNLGLKEQIAAALKPLWFLLPASRNSSFGNTVRQLQKFSEGVSLGPKDRFWNWASFWPENEVDKLIRDGVDKFPLSKGVARNEPGDLAERKKRLTAELGTTNDLDEVLYTDLHQVLRNDMLTKVDLMSMANSLEVRVPFLDHELVEFACSLPEEYKITANIRKRILQETFRADLPEMLFRRPKHGFEVPLLNWFKGELDSLIKDDLLSRKLIEEQEIFSWNAVQSLINKLHSNDPGDSATHIWNLIVFQTWWKRYIRH; translated from the coding sequence ATGTGCGGCATTACAGGATTTTATTCCATGAACGGACCTGCCACGGCAAGCCCTTACGCTGAGAAACTGGATGCCGCTATTGAAACCATGGCGCTGCGCGGCCCAGATGGTTCTGGAAAGTATATTGAGGCGAGTGCAGCGCTGGGTCACGCCCGTTTGGCAATCATTGACACATCCGCTTCAGCCAACCAGCCGTTCACGGATAATTCTGGTCGATACACCATTGTATTCAACGGAGAGATCTATAACTACCGTGAAATCCAAGGAGAATTAACGGATTTCAATCCAAGAACAACTTCGGATACGGAAATTCTGCTTCAAGGCTACATTGAATGGGGAGAGAAAGTGCTTAAGCGGTTGAACGGATTTTTCGCTTTCGCGATTCATGACAAAGAAACAGACGAGTTGTTTTTGGCACGTGACAGAATGGGAATCAAACCACTACTGGTTTACCAAGATGAGAATGCGATTGTATTCGGAAGTGAGATGAAATCGTTGATGGCATTCGGTATTCCGAGAGAGATCGATGTAGTTTCTCAAGCACTGTATCATCAGTTCAATTACACGCCCTATCCTGAAACGATTTTCAAGAATGTGGTGGAGTTGGAATCGGGGAGTTGGATGCGAATCAGTGGGTTGGAAAGAGACCCTTCGGCTTCGCTCAGGGTGGCAAACGGGGTCTTCTGGAGTATTCCGAAACCGACAGCACCGAAAACGAGACTGACTTACGAACAGGCGCAGCAGAAACTCCGTGATTTGATGGAGAAATCCGTGCAGCGCAGGATGATCGCGGATGTGCCATTGGGTTCGTTCTTGAGCGGTGGAATTGACAGTTCCATCATTGCCACATTGGCGGCAAGGCAAACTGATAAACTGAACACATTCTCCATCGGTTATGCTGATGAGCCGCTATTTGATGAAACGCATTATGCGGAAGCGGTAGCCAAGAAGATCGGCTCGAATCATACAGTTTTCAAGCTGACCAATGATGATCTATATGCCGACCTGCATCATGTGCTGAACTACATCGACAGGCCATTTGCTGACAGCTCTGCCCTACCCGTTCACATTCTGTGCAAGCATACGCGGAAACATGTAACGGTTGCACTTTCGGGCGATGGTGCCGATGAACTTTTCAGCGGCTACAACAAGCATGCAGCTGAATTCCGTGCCCGAAATCTTGGTTTGAAAGAGCAAATCGCAGCTGCATTGAAACCACTTTGGTTTTTGTTGCCCGCTTCGCGAAACTCAAGTTTTGGGAATACGGTTCGACAGCTGCAGAAATTCAGCGAAGGTGTTTCGCTCGGCCCGAAGGACAGGTTTTGGAATTGGGCCAGCTTTTGGCCAGAAAATGAAGTTGACAAGTTGATAAGAGATGGAGTTGACAAGTTCCCCCTTTCAAAGGGGGTGGCGAGGAATGAGCCGGGGGATTTAGCTGAACGAAAAAAGCGACTGACGGCTGAACTTGGCACGACCAATGATCTGGATGAAGTGCTTTATACCGACCTTCATCAGGTTCTACGTAACGACATGCTGACCAAAGTGGATCTGATGAGCATGGCCAACAGCTTGGAGGTTCGTGTTCCGTTCTTGGACCATGAATTGGTGGAATTTGCCTGTTCACTTCCAGAGGAATACAAGATCACGGCCAACATCCGAAAGCGGATCTTGCAGGAAACTTTCCGGGCGGATCTGCCGGAAATGCTTTTCAGAAGACCAAAACACGGTTTTGAGGTTCCATTGCTGAACTGGTTCAAAGGTGAATTGGATTCGCTTATCAAGGATGACCTATTGAGCAGGAAACTGATCGAGGAACAGGAAATTTTCAGCTGGAATGCCGTTCAGTCACTGATCAACAAATTGCACTCCAACGATCCGGGCGATTCGGCCACCCATATTTGGAACCTCATCGTGTTCCAAACGTGGTGGAAAAGGTATATTCGCCATTGA
- the lpdA gene encoding dihydrolipoyl dehydrogenase, which translates to MSYDLIVVGSGPGGYVAAIRASQLGMKVGVVERAELGGICLNWGCIPTKALLKSANVFEYIQHAADYGVSVGNSKADIKEMVKRSRGVANGMSKGIQFLFKKNKIEHIQGFGKIKNNTTVEVTDADGKKSDVSAKNIILALGARSRELPNLKQDGKKIIGYREAMTLDKQPKKMVVVGSGAIGVEFAYFYNAIGTEVTVVEYMPNIVPVEDEEVSKQLGRSFKKAGMKIMTDSSVEKVDTSGSGCKVTVKTKKGEEVIECDVVLSAVGIQANLEDCGLEDVGVIIDGGRIKVDEYYATNIPNVFAIGDCIPGPALAHVASAEGIICVEKIAGENPEPLDYKNIPGCTYCSPEVASVGYTEAAAKEAGYDIKVGKFPFSASGKASAAGAKDGFVKLIFDAKYGELLGGHMIGANVTEMIAEIVAIRKLETTGHEIIKTVHPHPTMSEAVMEAAAAAYDEVIHL; encoded by the coding sequence ATGAGTTACGATCTGATAGTAGTGGGCAGCGGCCCTGGTGGTTATGTGGCAGCCATCCGCGCTTCGCAATTGGGTATGAAAGTAGGCGTGGTGGAACGCGCGGAGTTGGGCGGTATCTGCCTGAACTGGGGTTGCATCCCCACAAAGGCATTGCTGAAGAGTGCGAATGTTTTCGAATACATCCAACACGCGGCCGATTACGGTGTTTCTGTTGGCAACAGCAAGGCGGATATCAAGGAAATGGTGAAGCGCAGCCGTGGCGTGGCCAATGGCATGAGCAAGGGCATTCAGTTCCTCTTCAAGAAGAACAAGATCGAGCATATTCAGGGTTTCGGTAAGATTAAGAACAATACCACGGTTGAGGTGACGGATGCGGATGGAAAGAAATCGGACGTTTCGGCCAAGAACATAATTCTGGCGTTGGGTGCGCGTAGTCGCGAATTGCCGAACCTGAAGCAGGATGGTAAGAAGATCATCGGCTATCGTGAAGCCATGACGTTGGACAAGCAACCGAAGAAGATGGTTGTGGTCGGTTCTGGTGCCATTGGTGTGGAGTTCGCGTATTTCTACAACGCCATTGGTACGGAAGTGACGGTTGTGGAGTATATGCCAAACATCGTTCCGGTGGAGGATGAGGAAGTGAGCAAGCAACTTGGTCGCTCCTTCAAGAAAGCGGGAATGAAGATCATGACCGACAGTTCTGTGGAGAAGGTTGATACTTCTGGCAGCGGCTGCAAAGTGACCGTCAAAACCAAGAAAGGTGAAGAGGTGATTGAGTGCGATGTGGTGCTTTCGGCCGTTGGTATTCAGGCCAATCTGGAAGACTGCGGATTGGAAGATGTGGGCGTTATAATAGATGGCGGTCGCATTAAAGTAGATGAGTACTACGCCACCAACATCCCGAACGTATTTGCCATTGGAGATTGTATTCCTGGCCCAGCGTTGGCGCACGTGGCAAGTGCCGAGGGAATTATTTGCGTAGAGAAAATTGCTGGGGAAAACCCAGAGCCATTGGATTACAAGAACATTCCAGGTTGTACGTACTGTTCACCCGAAGTGGCGTCTGTCGGTTACACCGAAGCGGCTGCCAAGGAAGCTGGTTATGACATCAAAGTGGGTAAGTTCCCGTTCTCTGCTTCAGGTAAAGCAAGTGCTGCTGGCGCGAAAGATGGTTTCGTGAAACTGATCTTCGATGCGAAGTACGGTGAGTTGCTTGGCGGACACATGATCGGTGCTAACGTGACAGAGATGATCGCAGAGATCGTGGCTATCCGCAAACTGGAGACTACTGGTCACGAGATCATCAAAACGGTTCACCCCCACCCGACCATGAGTGAGGCGGTGATGGAAGCTGCGGCTGCGGCCTATGATGAAGTGATACATCTTTGA
- the msrB gene encoding peptide-methionine (R)-S-oxide reductase MsrB has product MRAILFAFIIFLLPFTSFSQDIQKISKPDSYWKEKLTEQQYLVTRKHDTEQAFTGKYWDNKADGIYTCICCGLDLFDSKTKFKSGTGWPSFYTYIGNHVEKSTDLSFGMNRDEVHCARCNAHLGHVFDDGPEPTGLRYCINSASLDFHTR; this is encoded by the coding sequence ATGCGCGCCATTCTTTTTGCTTTCATCATCTTCCTTTTGCCATTCACTTCCTTTTCTCAGGACATCCAGAAAATATCGAAGCCCGATAGCTACTGGAAGGAAAAGCTCACCGAACAACAATACTTGGTTACTCGAAAGCACGATACCGAACAGGCGTTTACCGGCAAGTATTGGGACAATAAGGCCGATGGCATCTACACCTGCATCTGTTGCGGGTTGGACCTTTTTGATAGCAAGACCAAGTTCAAAAGTGGTACGGGCTGGCCAAGTTTTTACACCTACATCGGCAATCACGTAGAAAAATCAACAGACCTCAGTTTCGGCATGAACCGAGATGAGGTACACTGCGCCCGTTGCAACGCCCACCTTGGCCATGTGTTCGATGATGGCCCCGAACCTACGGGACTGCGCTACTGCATCAATTCAGCTTCGCTGGATTTCCATACCCGATAA